The window ATGGAGGGGAACTTCGAGGAGGAACCTAGAAACCAAGTGAGTTTTGTATTAGATACTGAGGCAGACGTGAAGCTCTCTGAGCTGAGGCACTGGTTCCTGTTTCTGGGTATGACTAAGCAGCCAGGCACTGCAGACCACAGTTGTAGTCGTACCTTGTTCTTGTTTCTTAGCCTCTTTGCAGTTCAGTCAGGGGCGGCAATGTTTGTGCTTCACgcagagctgcctgcacacCTCCTGGGAAGGCAGGAATGGGgagcagcaagcacagagcCCAGGGAGGGTGTCTTCAGTCTCCTCCCTGCCAGCACACGTGGGAGCAGCTCCAGTCTGAGGCAGCCAACACGTACAGCTGGCTCAGCCTGAAATGCAAGCAGCTGCGTGACCTCACCAGTGCTCAGCCCGCAGCAATGGGCACCCAATGCCAGGCGTGCTGAAATGATGCAGGGAGGGAATGGATGGCGGTAAAGAAGAGAGCAGGGACACAGGCTCTGTACTACTGCTTgtcagctggctgcagcagtatgcacacacacactgcagcctgcactaatgcttttttttccccccacaaatCTTTACAATTAACCAAGTCAGTGATTTTGTTCTGATGCCAACAGAATAGAACTTAAGTACAGCCAGCTGAGAGCAAATTTAACAAACTGCTTCACATTTCTAACACTTGCATTAGTTCTGCCACTTAGCAGACCTTATGCTGACATGGAATGAGTGGCGTACCAAGCAGTTGTACTCAGGTACCCAAGCATCACTTAAAACCCCCCAGCTCTATAAGCCAAAAATCACTGCTCAACTTCACAAAGaagattttctaatttttaaaaggttgTAAATAAGAGATGGAAGAAGATTAATTAGATGCGACAGTATAGAATTTCTTCAAGTAGTGAGGCAACCCAAAGCCTTACTCATTAGAAAAACCATACAGTCATTCACTACCCATTTGACAGTGAAATCTACCGTGCAGACTACTATTTAATTTCTCAACTGAGGCCACAGCAGTCAGGCACATAAACCAGTCTGTCAACATGAGGAGTAGAAAGTTACCTCATCAGTGACACAGTATGTGCTTAACCTACATTTGCTGCAACTGACAGCCTTTAGGGAGAAGGCGGAAAAAATCCCAGCCAGCCAAGTGCTGGAACTACAGAAAAGGTGGTACATTCTGGTTTAAAAAGGTACACGCATAAAGGAGCAGCTTCTAGTGCATCTTCAAAAGCACCCAGGCAGAATGTATTTGTATGGAAGCATGAGGCTGGAGGGTGGAGAAATACAGTCAGGATGAAATTCGTCAGAAGAAAAGTGTGCAAATAACAGGACAAAGAGTTAAAAATCAGCCTTGTCCAGCACAGAAATACCACATGCAGGCAAGTAAAAGAGCCACTACCAGAGCACATAGCCAGCGAACAATCACAAGAtgtcttaaaatattctttaaccTCCTTCGTACTCCTCAAGTCTGGAATGCAGTGGTCTTTaccagaagagctgcagctttcagaGCCAAGGGATACACCAGGTTTCACTCAGATGAGTAATGATCACCCACCTATCAGCGTAAACAACAAAGTCACACTGCTAGATGTGCTCCGTCTACCCCAGTACTCCTTGGTTTCCCATTGAAGTCTATTAAGCTATCTAAACACCTTTGGACTTTGAGCCTAAGGATCATTTCTGTGTATCCCAAAATTTGTCACACGACCAATTCCATGCAGCAGGGACCACCATGACTGCATCTCTCTGCTGCCCTCACCAACCTGTTTGCGATGTTAACGTTTCAGAATTACAATAGCATAAAGGAAGGTCTGCAACATGCAACTGGGGCACCTTTCAGCACGTGTCATCTCCATCCTCCACCCCTTGCATGCATGGAGGCTGCCACTAAGCTCAGGTGTGCCAGCAAGGCAGGACACAGCACTGCCAAAGCGGTCCAGCTGTCACAGCTCTGTGACAGTATTTGTGAAGAGTTTGCTGCCTTCTTCCAACTTACTGGGACTTTTTTGGAATGTGTTTTCGTATTAACAGCATTAGGAATAAGATAACAGAGAGAAATCCATTCAGGTGCTGGATTTAAATGGtctgcaagaagaaagaacaagCTCCCACCATGGTTTCAGGGTGCCCTCTGTTTCCCTGTGTTGACCCTGCAGTTTGCCTGTGGTCACACCTTCGGAGGCCAGGAAGACACATGTTGCAGGGATCCCCCACAGCCAGCGCTCTGGGCAAGGATGAGCCAGACCCTATGGGGTCTGCTGAAAGAAGCACCAACTTGAAAAGCGTGAGAGAAGGGACACTTCTGCTCCCGTGCCCTGCTACACCTGGAAgggacagcagagcacagcaagcAATCATCTGGGCTTCTCCTGCACACATGGCTTCACAGGCACTGGGACGATGAGCACCCAAGCACATGCATCCCAGGGCAAGCATGggagctgctgacagcactgcacCCAACAAGCACAGCCAAGCCACCAGAGATGGAGCTGCAGCTCATCCCCAGGCCGGTAAGGTACATGCCTGTTCAGGTAGAGCCTTCTGTGACAGTGATTTCAACATTCCTGAACCAAGTGGTTGCAGTCCATCctctgcagcagttttcagCTATAAGGCAACAGCATAAATCCCAGCACTCAGACCAGCAGCTCCATGGCTCCAAGTAACAGCAGCCACCAAAACAAACTTCATCTACAGTGAGGAAAGGAACTGCACTCTGACACACACTGAGCAGGGGCCTGAAAGTCCCAGCTTGCCATGTCTCTGCTGACAGCAAGCCCCGCGATGCCGATGGGAACTGACTGGCAcaagctgggaggagaggccGGAGGCTGAGACTGCCATGCAGCCAGGGACCTTTCTCGTCTGTGTCAGAACACATCGGTTCATTTCCTGATGTGAGCCAGGAGACGGAGCCTTCAGATAGTGCAGGTGCTGCTCATGTACAAAGATGTATTCACAGTCATTACACGTCATACCTGTATAGCCCCTTTGTGACAATACCCACTTGAAAGACGGAGGCAGAGGCGGAAAAGTTCACAGCCTTTTGTAACAGGATTTACAGCAACTCCCTTCAGGACCTGGAGTAAGTGACAGCACACCAGAAGCACAAACATGACCCCACTGCCACTGAACCCTGCAGCGTTCCCTGGTTGCTGGATGGGGACATGGCAGCCACCAGCCCCCGCCTCACCTGCCAGGGCTGTGGGAGAGCAAGGAGCCTTTGGGGACCAGGAATCAGGCAGGAAAGGAACTCTGAGAAACAGGGAAATAAGTTGCTTATTTGCCTAAGATAGAGAGATATGTATCTTCCCATAAAATCACTTGTCCCTTTGATCTCAGTGCCTCCTGGGCAAAAAAGAATAGCTGTGAGTTATAAACAACAGTAAAAGAGGGATGGAGATTTTTTCTTACTCCCTAGGATGAAGACTACTGCTTCTGagcacaagacaaaacaaaatacctAAAATACTTCTGACAGGCTCATAAGGAACCAGCATTTGTACACGATGTCATACGAACAGAAGCTAAACTgagaaaaagcttaaaaataccagaattacttttttttttttaaaccaaagctTTAAGACAATTATTTGCTTTACTGCCACCTAGTGACAATTTGAAACTCACAGAATTATAGAGAATCCTCcgggttggaaggcaccttcACAGGTGAAAGGAACTTGTTCCCTTCCTGTTCATAGCACAGTGATGGTCAGGTTTAGATCTGCAAAAGGGCTTCAGTCATTTTGTCCACTGTTCATCGCCATAGGAGAGGCAGTCAGGGCCAGTGGAACAGCTGAGGCCTGAGCCATTTAGCTTTAGTTTTCTTATCAAAGCTAATAAACCGAAAGGGaagcatggaaaaaatactgcaCTCGCATAATACAAGAGTCAATAATCTGCAGTGTTGTCTTACAAATTGGTACCGCCAGATTTCTTTGAGCCATACCAAAACATTGCAATGCCTTTGTAGCATACATcagtttctgcatttccattctCGCAGCACGCGGTGCCTGCGCTCCCCTGGcggtgcagggctgctgcccccGGGGCTGCCTCTAACCTCCGTTTTTCCCCAGAATGTAACGCCGGTGCTGCCCCTGCCAAGGCCTGGACCTGTGGCTGCCAGTGGGACTCCTGAGGCGCTTCGGCCGGCGACGCACCATAAATAATGGGGTACAACCTGTCCTATGGACCGCCGCCAGGTACAGTCAGAAATGGCAGTTGAATGTCACCACTGCCCCCAGCATTCAGATGAGTCCTTTCGGAAGAGGCCGCCCGCGTCCTGCCGCACGCTGCCCCACTGGCTTCAGTCCTGGCTTATCAGCCAAGACAAGGCGCAAACAttttgggttaaaaaaaaagtgagagaatGTAGAACAGCCTGGAGTTTGTTCACAGACATTTGTACGCTAAGCCTTAAAATCCccagaaaatgtgatttttaaatacattcaagtAAATTAAGTTTTAAGTTAGCATTTTAATAGGCCCAAAGAGACACTCCAGAGCCCTGTTTCTGGGTAACGGGATTGGCCGAGCTCCACTGCCTCTTTCCGGCAGGAAGCTGCCGCCGTGCTTGCGGCGTGCACGGTAACGCACCGAGCTCAGCGGTGCTGATTTAACCGCTGCTTTCGGTGGCTGACCCAGCAGcccctggggctgcccagggaggggacatTCTAGAGGACAGTTCTCAGACTGCTCCATCCATAGAACACCACGAACACTCTAACAGTGCTCTCGCCCCACAGAGGAGCACCTGAGCCCAGACGCCAGCGCCGCCTCCAACCGCTCCGTGGGCCCCCCCGGGAACACCACGCAGGACGAGTTCACCACCATCGTCCTTCCCGTGCTCTACCTGGTCATCTTCCTGGCAAGCATCCTGCTGAACGGCCTGGCGGTGTGGATTTTCTTCCACATCAGAAACAAAACGAGCTTTATATTTTACCTCAAGAACATCGTGGTCGCAGACCTTCTCATGACGCTGACGTTCCCCTTCAAGATAATTCAGGACTCCCAGCTGGGACCGTGGCACTTCAACTCGTTCCTGTGCCGATACAGTACGGTTCTGTTCTACGCAAACATGTACACCACGATCGTCTTCCTCGGGCTCATCAGCATCGACCGCTACCTGAAGGTCGTGAAGCCCTTCGGGGACTCCAGGATGTACAGCATCACCTTCACCAAGGTGCTCTCCGCCTGCGTCTGGGTGGTGATGGCCTTCCTCGCCCTGCCCAACCTCATCCTCACCAATGGCTACCCCACTAGGAAGAACATCGATGACTGCATCAAGCTGAAGTCTCCCTTGGGAGTCAAGTGGCACACAGCCGTCATTTACATCAACACCTGCACCTTCATGGTGGTGCTGATAGTGCTCATAGGGTGTTACATTGCCATATCCAGGTACATTTATAAATCGAGCAAACAGTTCATCAGCTCATcgagcagaaagagaaagcataaCCAAAGCATCAGGGTTGTAGTGGCTGTGTTCTTCACCTGCTTCCTGCCGTACCACTTGTGCAGGATACCCTTCACTTTCAGCCATCTAGATAAACTGTTGGATGACTCTGCACATAAAATCTTGTATTACTGTAAGGAAATGACACTGTTCCTGTCAGCGTGTAACGTTTGTCTAGATCCAatcatttactttttcatgtGTAGATCATTCTCACGAAGGCTGTTCAGAAAATCAAATATGAGAACCAGGAGTGAGAGCATCAGGTCGCTGCAGAGCGTCAGGAGGTCAGAAGTGCGCATCTACCACGAGTACACTGACGTCTGAGCTGCCCGCGCAGGGACTTTTGCTGATTTCTGAGGGTATTTGTACAGCACGCAAATAAAACCGGCCTTTGGGTATCCGACCACAGAAGTGCGTTGAGCAATGTGCAGACACATACAGTTCTGCCATTTCAGCTCACTAACATCTACCTTAAGTCAAAATCTTAAATCTGCACACAGATCGGGTTCACTTCAGAGGCGTTTGGGTAcagttttcagttgttttgtttcttaaggCCAACAGAAGCCAAAGAAATCCCGCACAAGCATCCTGTCACATAAAGAACGTTCCCATTAACCAAGAGGAGCTGTTCTCCCCCAGCTCAAGTTCCAGTGACCACTCCAGCTTAGTAACATTCCTTCGTGTTTcgtttttaatgcattttttactCGTATTGATCTTCTATCAGTTCTTCCTTCCTACTTTCTTGCAGAGTTTAGACAGTAATATTGATATTTTCACCTAGATTAGTTACGGTGAGCGCAAGAACATCAAAACGTTGCTTAACAACCGAAAAACGCGTGGGCTGAACCGGTGACAGCAGACAGaagccaggctgcaggcagcatctgcaggaggcagcagcagcagtgcagaacagAGCAGGTGCCGAGGGCAGCCCCGCCGCAGCCAGAGCCCACGGGCAGGGCTCCTTCTGGGCACAGCGCTCAGGCGGCAGCAGGAAGCCACGCGCAGGTGCCTGGCAGCCCTGCCACCCGCGCAGCAGGCCAGGAGAGCGCGGGACATAGGCTCGCGCCGGCAGCAGCATCCATCCCTAACACACATCAGCCCAGCGCAGCGCTCCACATCCCCGCCAGGCATCAACACAAAAACCGCGCTCCCACTTGGTCTCTGCTCAAAGAACGATCCCAAATACCACCGTGTTTCCTCCAGCCCTCTCTTCCCCCAGGGAGGGCTCCACGGGCGCAGTTCCTCAGCAGGCCCGCGCGGGGCAGGGCCGCGCCGCTCCCGCTCAGTTTCACGGCGCTTCCTATGCCTGCTTAACACAGCATGAATAAAACTTAAAGAACTAGGAATCTGTGTTCAAAATTATTTAAGGGCTGCTTGGAGCTCTCGGGAGCGCGCAGTGTGTGCGGGGCCGGGCTCCCGGCAGGAGCGGGGCCCGCCCGGCGCGGCCGCCCCGCAGCACGGAGCGCGAGGGCCGAGCCCGGGCCCTAAGCGGCTCTGCCCGCAGCTCGCGCAGAGAAACGAGCGACTGAAGAACGGGGCACGAACGGCGTTTAGAGCAATGAATTCGTTCTACGCATCGTAGTTAAACTGCGAAAACAGAAGGTGGCAACGGTCCATCACCAAGGGCCTTGTTTATCTAAGGTCCTGCCTGCTGATACTTTGTTGGAAAGccacatttttgctttctgtgagatATTGCACAGAAATGCCTCTGATGAGGCATTATGcagaaataagtgtttttttttttaagttattttagttttttgtaCTATTTTACACATAGTTAAAAACTTGTAAGTGTGTTGTACATCATACAGACGCTATATACCATACATAATCATACATAGCATTTGGATTAAATTGATGGATTAATGCAAGCATTACCAAACTACTTACACTGCTCGGGGGTCACTtccagagaggaggaaagaacaCCCTTCATATTTATCCCACGTAAAACAAGAACAGTGTAATTGGCCAAGGTGCCACAGAATAAACCCCATTTTAGCCCTGTGGAAGACCACACTCACATACACAACACCAAAGGCAAGTTCTGGGGCTGCATTTACCATTTTGTGCTCTTAAAGTCAAGGAGTATATGAAGCCATATTAAGAGAACCACTTTTGGGACCAAGCTGCATGGTTTAAATTCTCTTAAGCTCCACATTAAATGGAACAGCGCACTGCTGGCTTGGCTTTGTGGAACGGCCAGGTCAGTGTGTACACCAACATTAGTAACCCAACACCTTCTTATTAGGTCTTATATGGTTAAAGAAAGCGACGCCCGAATGCTGTGGTCTCCCTTTTGTGACGCAAGTAACAGTAAATCACAGGAGGTCAATAGCTCCTCAGACCGCACCGTTACTGCGTTAAACgctcagcccctcctgctccccGGCCCACAGCACCACCTGCACTTCTTCCAGCACGCTGCTCCCGCCTGCTGggtgtgcatgcacacagacCGCCGCTTCTCACTGCCTCACCTCTTTTCACTTCACACATTCACATCAGCTTTCTTCCTAGAAGATGCTGAACTGCCATTCCCTAAGTAACAGTTTCATACCAAAACAATCTGTTACCCAAAACCACTGCCATCAGGGGATGCCCTTAGAAGAAAGCCTAACCACACCCTTTCCAGGCAGCTAAATAGATGAGGCAGTGGGTGCCTGGGGAAGGCAGTGGTCCCACAAGGGAGCAGCGTGGCATCCACCCCACATTTGGAGAAGGCATAGCTGTGCactgctggcacagggcagccagGACAGCACTCCATTCCAGAGCCTTGCAACAGGGACACAGTGCTTTTCCGTAAAACTGCCCCCAAATATGGTTACTTTATCTTGACAGGGTGTATCTGCGATAAACATTTCTCACCATGACTTACACTCGCGCTTATACAACAGTTCTTGGAAGATGCTGCTTGTGAAGTCTTTTCCCAGGACTAAAAATGAATCGTAAAAGAATATCCTACTTCTCAAGTATCAGATAACTAAACCTAATGTCTGTGTTTTATGTGGAATTTGGTACTTAAAAGGActctcttcctgagaagaaatagGCCTGATCACAGCACTGGTTCACCAACGCCCACAGCTGAAACAAGCTTTTTCTGGGCTGTTGGTAGGAAGCTGCGTCAGTCACCACTCAGCCTGCATGGCCTGAGGACTCACTTTCAGATATAgcctcttctttttcacttcccTGTTCCAAACCACCATTCCTCTCTAGGTCTGCTATTTGTTTAGGTTACTTAAATTGCTAGATTTTTAACTAAACCTCCATTTACAAGCAAAAGGAATTTCACAAGCAGTAACGAGGTCTGCAGAGTCAAGCAATAATGCCTTGGAaactggttttgttgttttccacCCAAATCAGCCCGCTTTTGACAGACGG of the Numida meleagris isolate 19003 breed g44 Domestic line chromosome 4, NumMel1.0, whole genome shotgun sequence genome contains:
- the GPR87 gene encoding G-protein coupled receptor 87, with translation QCSRPTEEHLSPDASAASNRSVGPPGNTTQDEFTTIVLPVLYLVIFLASILLNGLAVWIFFHIRNKTSFIFYLKNIVVADLLMTLTFPFKIIQDSQLGPWHFNSFLCRYSTVLFYANMYTTIVFLGLISIDRYLKVVKPFGDSRMYSITFTKVLSACVWVVMAFLALPNLILTNGYPTRKNIDDCIKLKSPLGVKWHTAVIYINTCTFMVVLIVLIGCYIAISRYIYKSSKQFISSSSRKRKHNQSIRVVVAVFFTCFLPYHLCRIPFTFSHLDKLLDDSAHKILYYCKEMTLFLSACNVCLDPIIYFFMCRSFSRRLFRKSNMRTRSESIRSLQSVRRSEVRIYHEYTDV